The DNA region CCTTTTTCCTACAAGCCTATTGTAAAGGGTAGATTTCCCAACATTGGGTCTCCCTACAATTGCTACAATATTTGCCATATTATTTTCTTATAAATGATGCCCTATCTTTTCAGATCGGGTTACATACATATTTCGAGTAGTCTCCCGACTAGTCTTCATTGCTAGAAGAATGCTTGTTGTGGCAATCTCTAGCTATAAAAAAACGAGTAGAAAAGAGTTGGAGTTCTTTTGTAACCTACTCTGAACCTAAATTTTAGGAGGCTCTCTTTTAATTAAGCTGCAAATATCCGAATGATATTTGAAAAGGTCATAGCTTATTCCTTTTTATTCCAAGATTTGGCTAAACTTTTTGTTTTTAGATGCTATAATTATCTCAATATTTTATAACAGTATACTTATTTTAGTATAGTTTCTATTCCACTGAATCTTTAAACCAAAGAAATCATGAGCTTCAGCAGCAAAAGCAATTCACAGTACTTTTTCCTTCTTTTTGCCGCGCGATTTCGCCCACTTTCGTACCAAATCGAACTTCATAAATGAACACTTTCGAAAAAAACAGGCTTAAATAGCGTATTTGGAGCTATTCTTTTTTTTGGCACAGCCCTTGAAATTCTCTTTTTCGACTGATTAACTATTTCAATTTTTTATTCAAGGTTTTCATTATGGATAAAGTCATCAAGAAAAAAAATCCATTCAAAAAATATATTGCTACACTCGCTGTACTTGTAGTCATTGTTGCTTCTGCGGTTGCTGCTTTAGACTGGAAAGATAGCATTGGTGTAGAACGTGATCGATTGGCTATCGCTGAAGTAATCGAGGGACAGTTCGAAGACTTTATTTTGATTACAGGATATGTGCAGCCAATTCGTTCTGTTTTTATAGATGCCATTGAAGGTGGAATAATTCAAGAGGTACAGAAAACCTCAGGGGAACAAGTACAGGAAGGAGAAACGATCATTAGTCTGACTAATTCAAATTTGCAGTTGGATGTACTTAATCGGGAAGCACAGCTTTATGAGCAAATCAATAATGTAAAGAACACAAGACTTTTACTCGATCAGAATCTTTTGAACTTGAAAAATGAATTAGCTGAAATTGATTATCAACTCGAAATTCTAAAACCCGAACTAGAACGCAAGAAAGTATTCTTTGAGCGAAAGATGATTTCTCAAAAAGAGTTTGAAGATTTCAGAGCACAATTCAAGCTTTATCAACAAAAAAGAGAAAACACTGCATCCTCATACAAAAGAGACTCGGCTATGAAGCAACTTCAGATGCAGCAGTTGGATGAGTCGGAAAAAAGAATGTGGCAAAGCTTGAACTCTATTGGTAAGATTGCGGATAATCTGACGGTAAAAGCTCCGATCAAAGGACAGCTTTCAACTCCCGATTGGCAAGTTGGTCAGTCTATTGAAAGAGGCGAGCGCATCGGACAAATTGATATGGATGGAGGCTACAAAGTCAGAGCTAAAGTAGATGAGATTTACCTTCCAAAAACAGAAGTAGGGCAGAAGGCAAAACTTCATTTCGATCAGAATGATTATGTACTGACCGTCACCAAAATCTATCCGAGTATCAAACAAGGGACTTTTGAAGTAGATCTACTTTTTGAAAATAAAATCCCTGCAAATATCAAAAGAGGTTTGAGCCTACATATGCAATTGCAATACGAACAAACTAATAATAGTAAAATGCTTCAGATGGGCGGATTCTACCAATCTACAGGAGGAAACTACGTCTATGTATTGTCTGACGATGGACAAACAGCACAGAAACGAAAAATCAAATTAGGAAAACAAAACTCAAAATTCATTGAAGTGACTAGCGGACTTTCAGTAGGAGAGAAGGTCATTGTTTCAGGCTACGAAAACTTCGGGGATAAAGAAATCTTAGATATTCATTAATCATTCAGTGTCGACTAAAACACATTACTATGCTTACACTAGAGAAATTATCAAA from Sediminitomix flava includes:
- a CDS encoding efflux RND transporter periplasmic adaptor subunit gives rise to the protein MDKVIKKKNPFKKYIATLAVLVVIVASAVAALDWKDSIGVERDRLAIAEVIEGQFEDFILITGYVQPIRSVFIDAIEGGIIQEVQKTSGEQVQEGETIISLTNSNLQLDVLNREAQLYEQINNVKNTRLLLDQNLLNLKNELAEIDYQLEILKPELERKKVFFERKMISQKEFEDFRAQFKLYQQKRENTASSYKRDSAMKQLQMQQLDESEKRMWQSLNSIGKIADNLTVKAPIKGQLSTPDWQVGQSIERGERIGQIDMDGGYKVRAKVDEIYLPKTEVGQKAKLHFDQNDYVLTVTKIYPSIKQGTFEVDLLFENKIPANIKRGLSLHMQLQYEQTNNSKMLQMGGFYQSTGGNYVYVLSDDGQTAQKRKIKLGKQNSKFIEVTSGLSVGEKVIVSGYENFGDKEILDIH